A single region of the Pontibacter kalidii genome encodes:
- the nuoL gene encoding NADH-quinone oxidoreductase subunit L codes for MENFIWLIPALPFLGSLLLLLFGTRLSRTGVAILGVGSVGISALVTILLGLQFLSEKPAFYHQEVWQWFNVAGFSPSIAFHLDALSIVFIFVITFVGFLIHLYATAYMAEDTDFSRFFACMNLFVGSMLMLVMADNLLLLYLGWEGVGLCSYLLIGFWYKDPANGYAARKAFIITRVGDTAMAIGLFILFQTFGTLNIQAILTQAPEVWSVGAQMAVLVGLLLLGGAVGKSGQLPLQTWLPDAMAGPTPVSALIHAATMVTAGVYLIARMYVIFDLAPVAQLAVAVVGAVTLLLAGFSALTQYDLKRVLAYSTISQIGYMFLALGVGAWSAGIFHFMIHAFFKALLFLCAGAIILALHHEQDMRQMGGLRKSMPVVFWTFLIGAASLAALPVITSGFYSKDQILWYTLAGPQGSIWLYLAGLVGAFITSIYTFRMVFMTFYGEAKTHIAHPPGMVITIPLVILAILSLVGGFIELPHNFAHIALFSGLMAPVLPGITANELLAANEWLFQVLAAVVSLGGVFVAYLFYQRSPALLQNLERSSFAMKLHRFWFSGWGFDALYDNLFVRPYVFLANLNKRDIIDSFYTGLARMAEGFHVMFSQTQSGVLRNYVAGIVVGAIMILTISLLL; via the coding sequence ATGGAAAACTTCATCTGGCTCATACCTGCCCTGCCTTTTCTGGGGTCGCTCCTGCTCCTCCTTTTCGGCACCCGCTTGTCGCGCACAGGCGTGGCTATACTTGGTGTGGGCAGTGTAGGCATCTCGGCACTCGTTACCATATTGCTGGGCTTGCAGTTCTTGTCTGAGAAACCTGCCTTTTACCACCAGGAAGTATGGCAGTGGTTTAACGTAGCGGGTTTTAGTCCGTCTATTGCCTTTCACCTGGATGCGCTCTCGATTGTCTTTATTTTCGTCATTACGTTTGTGGGATTCCTGATTCACCTCTACGCCACCGCCTATATGGCGGAGGATACGGACTTCTCCCGCTTCTTTGCCTGCATGAACCTGTTTGTGGGCTCTATGCTGATGCTGGTAATGGCTGACAACCTGCTGCTTTTATACTTAGGCTGGGAAGGGGTGGGCCTCTGCTCCTACCTGCTTATTGGCTTCTGGTACAAAGACCCCGCCAACGGCTACGCAGCCCGCAAGGCCTTTATCATCACGCGCGTGGGCGATACGGCTATGGCGATCGGGCTCTTTATACTTTTCCAGACCTTCGGCACGCTAAACATACAGGCTATACTGACCCAGGCCCCTGAAGTATGGAGTGTAGGGGCACAGATGGCGGTGCTCGTGGGATTGCTGCTGTTAGGCGGTGCGGTAGGTAAATCGGGTCAGCTGCCGCTCCAGACCTGGCTACCCGACGCAATGGCGGGCCCTACACCGGTTTCGGCGCTGATACATGCTGCTACCATGGTAACGGCTGGCGTGTACCTGATTGCCAGAATGTATGTGATCTTCGACCTGGCACCCGTGGCGCAGCTGGCGGTGGCCGTCGTGGGTGCGGTTACGCTGCTGCTGGCCGGTTTCTCTGCCCTCACCCAATACGACCTCAAGCGGGTGCTGGCCTATTCCACGATCAGCCAGATCGGCTACATGTTTTTGGCTTTGGGTGTGGGTGCCTGGTCGGCGGGTATTTTCCACTTCATGATCCATGCTTTCTTTAAAGCGCTGCTCTTCCTTTGTGCCGGGGCTATTATTCTGGCCCTGCACCACGAGCAGGACATGCGCCAGATGGGCGGCCTCCGCAAAAGTATGCCCGTCGTGTTCTGGACCTTCCTGATTGGAGCGGCTTCGTTGGCAGCGTTGCCGGTTATCACTTCCGGTTTCTACAGTAAAGACCAGATCCTGTGGTATACCTTGGCTGGTCCGCAAGGCAGCATCTGGCTATACCTGGCCGGACTTGTAGGGGCCTTTATCACCTCCATTTATACTTTCCGGATGGTGTTTATGACCTTTTACGGCGAAGCTAAAACACATATAGCGCACCCGCCGGGCATGGTCATCACCATACCTTTAGTCATCCTAGCCATACTTTCGCTGGTAGGCGGATTTATAGAGTTGCCGCACAATTTCGCCCACATAGCCTTGTTCTCCGGACTGATGGCGCCTGTGTTGCCCGGCATTACGGCCAACGAGCTGTTGGCGGCTAACGAATGGCTGTTCCAGGTATTGGCGGCTGTGGTATCGCTGGGTGGTGTATTTGTGGCGTACCTGTTCTACCAGAGGAGCCCGGCGCTGCTGCAAAATCTGGAGCGCTCGAGCTTTGCCATGAAACTGCACCGCTTCTGGTTCTCGGGCTGGGGTTTTGACGCCTTATACGACAACCTGTTCGTGCGGCCCTACGTGTTCCTGGCCAACCTTAACAAGCGCGACATTATCGACAGCTTTTACACCGGCCTGGCCCGCATGGCCGAGGGCTTCCATGTGATGTTCTCGCAAACCCAAAGTGGCGTACTCCGCAACTACGTGGCGGGTATTGTGGTCGGTGCCATTATGATTCTCACCATAAGCCTACTGCTATGA
- the nuoK gene encoding NADH-quinone oxidoreductase subunit NuoK, producing MNASTMEAALLLAGVLFMLGLISVLIRRNVIFMLISVEIMLNAAGLAFIVAGSKWVQPDGQVMFIFILTMAAAEVSVGLALILQIYHQLKTLDSDAANFMKG from the coding sequence ATGAACGCATCAACCATGGAAGCCGCCCTGCTGCTGGCAGGTGTTCTTTTTATGCTGGGGCTGATCAGCGTCCTGATTCGCCGCAATGTCATTTTTATGCTGATCTCCGTGGAGATTATGCTTAACGCCGCCGGGCTGGCTTTTATCGTGGCTGGCTCTAAATGGGTGCAGCCCGATGGGCAGGTGATGTTCATTTTCATACTAACCATGGCGGCCGCAGAAGTGTCGGTGGGGCTGGCGCTGATCCTGCAGATCTATCATCAACTTAAAACCCTCGACAGCGACGCTGCCAACTTTATGAAAGGATAA
- the nuoH gene encoding NADH-quinone oxidoreductase subunit NuoH, protein METATPNYFLIIGGVLFVMLNVAALLIWVERRGLALFQDRYGPNRAGPFGLLIVAADSIKLFFKQDWIPPFADKPVFVLAPAIVVVTVLMSFVVIPFAPGIIVADLNIGLLFFLAMSSMGAYSIILGGWASNNKYSLLGAMRGAAQMISYEVFMGLSLMGVVLLSGSFSLVEIVEAQRGLWFFIPQIVGFVIFFIAGIAETHRLPFDIPEAESELIAGFHSEYSGMKFGMFFIGEYMGITLISCMIVTLYFGGWLGPDFLPPIVWFILKTLFFLLIFVLLRASMPRPRYDQLMEYGWKVLLPLTLLNLMVTAGVVLWLSES, encoded by the coding sequence ATGGAAACAGCAACCCCAAACTACTTTCTGATCATCGGCGGCGTGCTGTTCGTCATGCTGAACGTGGCCGCCTTGCTTATCTGGGTGGAGCGCCGTGGCCTCGCCTTGTTCCAGGACCGCTACGGCCCGAACCGCGCAGGTCCCTTTGGCCTGCTCATCGTGGCTGCCGACTCTATCAAGCTATTTTTTAAACAGGATTGGATTCCGCCTTTTGCAGACAAGCCGGTGTTTGTGCTGGCCCCGGCGATTGTGGTGGTCACCGTGCTCATGAGCTTTGTGGTGATACCGTTCGCGCCGGGGATAATTGTAGCTGACCTGAACATCGGGCTGCTCTTCTTCCTGGCCATGTCGTCCATGGGTGCTTACAGCATCATCCTGGGTGGCTGGGCCTCTAACAACAAGTATAGTTTACTGGGTGCCATGCGTGGGGCGGCGCAGATGATCTCCTACGAGGTATTTATGGGCCTCTCGCTCATGGGGGTGGTCCTGCTCAGCGGCTCCTTTAGTTTGGTGGAGATCGTGGAAGCGCAGCGGGGGTTGTGGTTCTTCATCCCGCAGATCGTCGGCTTTGTCATCTTCTTTATTGCAGGCATCGCCGAAACGCACCGCCTGCCTTTCGATATACCGGAGGCAGAAAGCGAGCTGATTGCTGGCTTCCACTCAGAGTATTCGGGCATGAAGTTCGGCATGTTCTTCATCGGCGAGTACATGGGCATCACGCTCATCTCCTGCATGATCGTGACTTTATACTTTGGTGGCTGGCTCGGCCCAGATTTCCTGCCGCCCATTGTGTGGTTTATACTTAAGACACTCTTCTTCCTGCTGATCTTCGTCCTCCTCCGCGCCTCCATGCCCCGGCCAAGGTATGACCAGCTGATGGAGTATGGCTGGAAGGTGCTACTGCCGCTCACGCTGCTGAACCTGATGGTAACGGCTGGCGTGGTGCTGTGGCTGAGTGAGAGTTGA
- the nuoI gene encoding NADH-quinone oxidoreductase subunit NuoI, with the protein MFSLLRSMWLTFLHAFHKRETILYPEQKPILPTRWRGRIVLTRDPDGGERCVACNLCAAACPVDCIALQPTEDETGRRYPDFFRINFSRCIFCGYCEEACPTYAIQLIPDFEMGEYNRQNLVYEKKDLLINGQGKYHGYNYYKVAGMAIGGKGKGEAENELPPVDIKSLLP; encoded by the coding sequence ATGTTTAGTTTGTTGCGCAGTATGTGGCTCACGTTTCTGCATGCTTTTCATAAGCGGGAGACCATACTTTACCCGGAGCAGAAACCTATACTTCCGACCCGGTGGCGGGGCCGCATTGTCCTCACGCGCGACCCCGACGGCGGCGAGCGCTGCGTGGCCTGCAACCTGTGCGCCGCCGCCTGCCCCGTGGACTGCATCGCCCTGCAGCCTACCGAAGACGAGACCGGCCGTCGCTACCCTGATTTTTTCCGCATCAACTTCTCGCGCTGCATCTTCTGCGGCTACTGCGAAGAGGCCTGCCCTACCTACGCCATCCAGCTCATCCCCGACTTCGAGATGGGCGAGTACAACCGGCAGAACCTGGTCTATGAGAAAAAAGACCTGCTCATCAACGGCCAGGGCAAGTACCATGGCTATAACTACTACAAAGTGGCGGGCATGGCCATTGGTGGAAAAGGAAAGGGCGAAGCCGAAAATGAATTGCCCCCAGTTGACATCAAAAGTTTACTCCCTTAA
- the nuoM gene encoding NADH-quinone oxidoreductase subunit M, translating into MILLWMIVILMAGGLLAWLSKKWHPELPRWIALFAVLADFILAVYLWLDAPTATLGASPWLLQLEIPWIPQWGVNFILALDGLSLLMLLLTFFLGILCVLISWREIKVKTGFFHFNLLWVLAGITGVFLTMDLFLFYFFWEVMLIPMYFLIGVWGHANRNYAAYKFFIFTQASGLLMLLSILGLYFIHGAQTGIYTFNYFELLGTSMAPEAARLLMFGFLAAFLVKLPVVPFHSWLPDAHSEAPTAGSVILAGLLLKTGAYGLLRFVLPLFPTATVEFAPWAMLLGAVGIIYGAILAYSQTDLKRLVAYTSVSHMGFIILGVFAFNEWALQGVVMQMIAHGLSTGALFIIAGFLYERLHTRDIGQMGGFWAKAPKMGVIALVFVMASLGLPGLGNFIAEFLTLVGSWQANNWLTVVATIGLVLATAYSLRIMQKVFYEPAPTDHPLPDLTAREMLIAVPMVVLILWLGLYPQPVLDTARPSINQQLQAYQEPEVEEKVAVVAEIPKAELNIEKVKKR; encoded by the coding sequence ATGATACTCCTCTGGATGATCGTGATCCTGATGGCCGGCGGACTGCTGGCGTGGCTCTCCAAAAAGTGGCACCCTGAGCTGCCCCGCTGGATTGCCCTCTTCGCCGTGCTGGCTGATTTTATACTTGCCGTATACTTATGGCTTGATGCCCCTACTGCTACCTTAGGCGCATCGCCCTGGCTCCTGCAACTGGAGATTCCCTGGATACCGCAGTGGGGCGTAAACTTTATACTTGCCCTCGACGGACTGAGCCTGCTCATGCTGCTGCTTACCTTTTTTCTGGGCATCCTGTGCGTACTTATCTCGTGGCGGGAGATCAAAGTCAAGACCGGTTTTTTTCACTTTAACCTGCTGTGGGTGCTGGCGGGCATCACGGGCGTTTTCCTTACCATGGATTTGTTCCTGTTCTACTTTTTCTGGGAGGTGATGCTCATTCCGATGTACTTTCTGATCGGCGTCTGGGGCCACGCCAACCGCAACTATGCCGCCTACAAGTTCTTTATTTTCACACAGGCCAGTGGGCTGCTGATGCTGCTTTCCATACTTGGTTTATACTTCATACACGGCGCCCAGACTGGTATTTATACATTCAACTACTTCGAGCTGCTCGGAACGAGTATGGCTCCTGAGGCGGCCCGCTTGCTGATGTTCGGCTTTCTGGCCGCCTTCCTGGTGAAGCTGCCGGTGGTACCGTTCCACTCCTGGTTACCCGATGCGCACTCAGAGGCACCCACGGCCGGTAGCGTGATCCTGGCAGGGCTGCTGCTGAAAACCGGCGCCTACGGCCTGCTGCGCTTCGTGCTGCCGCTCTTTCCGACGGCAACGGTAGAGTTTGCCCCGTGGGCGATGCTGCTGGGCGCCGTCGGTATTATCTACGGCGCCATACTTGCCTACTCCCAAACCGACCTGAAACGGCTGGTAGCCTATACTTCGGTGAGCCACATGGGCTTTATTATACTTGGGGTGTTTGCCTTTAACGAATGGGCCCTGCAGGGCGTGGTCATGCAGATGATTGCCCACGGCCTGAGCACCGGCGCGCTGTTCATCATTGCCGGTTTTCTCTACGAGCGCCTGCATACCCGCGACATCGGGCAAATGGGCGGTTTCTGGGCCAAAGCACCGAAGATGGGCGTCATCGCGCTGGTCTTTGTCATGGCTTCACTCGGACTGCCGGGTTTGGGCAATTTCATTGCAGAGTTCCTGACGCTGGTGGGCTCCTGGCAGGCGAACAACTGGCTGACGGTGGTAGCCACCATAGGCTTGGTGCTGGCCACGGCCTACTCGCTGCGCATCATGCAGAAAGTATTCTACGAGCCTGCTCCCACTGATCACCCGCTCCCCGACCTTACTGCCCGCGAAATGCTTATCGCAGTACCGATGGTGGTGCTCATCCTTTGGCTGGGCCTATACCCACAACCCGTGCTGGACACGGCGCGGCCAAGTATAAACCAGCAACTGCAGGCCTATCAGGAGCCGGAGGTGGAGGAGAAAGTCGCGGTGGTGGCTGAAATTCCAAAAGCGGAGCTAAACATTGAAAAAGTTAAGAAGAGGTAA
- the nuoJ gene encoding NADH-quinone oxidoreductase subunit J, protein MELTFYIAAAVAVLSTIMVITRYNMIHALLYLVVSFLAVAVVFFTLGAPFMAALEVIIYAGAIVVLIIFVIMMLNLTQEDVQREKEWLKPSVWVGPTILSAVLLAELVYIVAAGTPPQAEAVVAIDARLVGLSLFGPYILGVQLSGILLTAGIVGAYHLGRQKKKVIHRFLQERSAAA, encoded by the coding sequence ATGGAACTGACATTTTATATAGCCGCAGCAGTTGCCGTGCTCTCTACGATCATGGTGATCACGCGCTACAACATGATTCACGCTTTGCTCTACCTGGTGGTGTCTTTCCTGGCGGTGGCGGTGGTGTTCTTCACCTTGGGTGCTCCCTTTATGGCGGCCCTGGAGGTGATTATTTACGCCGGTGCTATTGTGGTGCTCATCATCTTTGTGATCATGATGCTTAACCTGACGCAGGAAGATGTGCAGCGCGAGAAGGAGTGGCTCAAGCCTTCGGTCTGGGTTGGACCCACTATACTATCAGCAGTGCTACTGGCGGAGCTCGTCTACATTGTTGCGGCCGGCACGCCTCCGCAAGCCGAGGCTGTCGTTGCTATAGATGCCAGATTGGTAGGCCTGTCGCTATTCGGGCCTTACATACTGGGCGTGCAACTCAGCGGTATTCTGCTGACGGCAGGCATTGTGGGCGCCTACCACCTAGGCAGGCAGAAGAAGAAAGTTATTCACCGGTTTTTACAGGAAAGGAGCGCAGCCGCATGA